The following are from one region of the Mesorhizobium sp. B2-8-5 genome:
- a CDS encoding phytanoyl-CoA dioxygenase family protein — protein MAHAKDITKDDHPTSSRVTTQLSRIKKTLPLRVLSDEDFAHWQKRGFVIVRNAVPKENVERLKALLWQFEEKDPSDPTTWDVTQRRDYALKEINNAGMVEIYNHQFLWDNRMARRVYDAFVDIWDMEDLWVAIDRANLNTPNKGRRASPGFIHWDADTSLEPKPISVRGVLSLVHQDGGDIGGFQCVPYLFEHFDEWVKTQPAGRDSHHPDMRGIEDRIEKLELFPGDLMIFNSLLAHGVAPNTSDGRVRMAQYISMFPADEGNLGEREARIRSWREREAPRTGASDGARTRDLRRDRPVKSRTASGEGFDSRHLRIAGKNRQS, from the coding sequence ATGGCCCACGCGAAGGACATCACCAAGGACGATCACCCGACGTCCAGCCGGGTAACGACCCAATTGTCCAGGATCAAGAAAACGCTTCCGCTGCGCGTGCTTTCAGATGAGGATTTCGCCCACTGGCAAAAGCGAGGCTTCGTGATCGTGCGCAATGCAGTGCCAAAGGAAAATGTCGAGCGCCTCAAGGCGTTGCTTTGGCAATTCGAGGAAAAGGACCCCAGCGATCCGACGACCTGGGACGTCACCCAGCGGCGCGACTATGCGCTGAAGGAAATCAACAACGCCGGCATGGTCGAGATCTACAACCACCAGTTCCTGTGGGACAATCGCATGGCGCGCCGCGTCTACGACGCCTTTGTCGACATCTGGGACATGGAGGATCTGTGGGTCGCGATCGACCGCGCCAACCTCAACACCCCCAACAAGGGCAGACGCGCATCCCCTGGTTTCATCCACTGGGACGCCGACACCTCGCTCGAGCCCAAGCCGATCTCGGTCCGGGGTGTGCTTTCGCTGGTTCACCAGGACGGCGGTGATATCGGCGGTTTCCAATGTGTGCCCTATCTGTTCGAGCATTTCGATGAATGGGTCAAAACCCAGCCAGCCGGCCGCGATTCGCACCACCCGGACATGAGGGGGATCGAGGACAGGATCGAGAAGCTCGAACTTTTCCCGGGCGACCTGATGATCTTCAATTCGCTCCTGGCGCATGGCGTGGCGCCGAACACGTCCGACGGCAGGGTGAGGATGGCGCAGTACATCTCCATGTTCCCGGCCGATGAGGGCAATCTCGGCGAGCGCGAGGCGCGGATCCGATCCTGGCGCGAGCGCGAGGCGCCGCGGACTGGCGCGAGTGACGGGGCTCGAACCCGCGACCTCCGGCGTGACAGGCCAGTGAAAAGCCGAACAGCTTCAGGCGAAGGTTTCGACTCTCGACACCTTCGAATTGCCGGCAAAAACAGGCAAAGTTGA
- a CDS encoding RbsD/FucU family protein → MLKGINPLLNADVLQALRAMGHGDDLIIADTNFPSDSVARQTVLGKLLRIDATAAEVVKAVLSVLPLDTFVNDAAARMEIVGKPNEIPPVQREVQKEINAAEGKPWPMISIERYAFYERSKKAYCVIQTGERRFYGCFAFRKGVVPPDAE, encoded by the coding sequence ATGCTCAAAGGGATCAATCCGCTGCTCAATGCCGATGTGCTCCAGGCGCTGCGGGCGATGGGCCATGGCGACGACCTGATCATCGCCGACACCAATTTCCCGTCCGATTCGGTGGCGCGGCAAACCGTGCTCGGCAAGCTGTTGCGCATCGATGCGACGGCGGCCGAAGTGGTGAAGGCGGTGCTGTCGGTCTTGCCGCTGGATACTTTCGTCAACGATGCGGCGGCGCGCATGGAGATCGTCGGCAAGCCGAACGAGATCCCGCCGGTGCAGAGGGAGGTGCAGAAGGAGATCAACGCGGCCGAGGGCAAGCCCTGGCCGATGATCTCGATCGAGCGCTATGCCTTCTACGAGCGCTCCAAGAAAGCCTATTGCGTGATCCAGACCGGCGAGCGCCGCTTCTATGGCTGCTTTGCCTTCCGCAAGGGCGTCGTGCCGCCGGATGCGGAGTAA
- a CDS encoding putative RiPP precursor produces the protein MKKPYEKPTLVKRQKLTERTAQIIASGVVLGE, from the coding sequence ATGAAAAAGCCTTACGAAAAGCCCACGCTGGTGAAGCGTCAGAAGCTCACCGAACGGACGGCCCAGATTATCGCGTCCGGGGTTGTCCTGGGCGAATGA
- a CDS encoding ABC transporter substrate-binding protein, with protein MRVDLYEKLMRAGANRRDLLKGAASMAAIAAASGAGLGALTRPAAADDDLRKKILQIPGVGKGQPTDADFQKVGELCLEATKANVKEGEFAGVELTFMGLNNQNLHNVLFRGFLKPWEAYTGAKISWIDLAQADYNARLQQSIATGTVDFDIIEMGAPFEGDVCGKGLTSEMPDWVKKQIDFDDLVNYLKPPVGTWDGKQYRVTIDGDTHNFNYRTDVFADADLAKQWKDSGATTEWGVPKTWQEVQAVTKFLKGKQFKGQDVYGYLDAPKPWGGFGFYFLGSRATAYAKHPDDKAWLFDADTMKPRINNPAWVRAIQDVIDALPSEPADQINADPNTTAFQQFLAGTGSMIPWWGDVGSNVKTNDSSVIGDVTGFSILPGSDDVYNSKTGKWDKLASGPNYAPNCAYLGWGVYVMARVDKDEKKKKAAWSAAAHLGGKDLSIWTAMYPSGFQPYRNSHFNVPEWVAAGYDEAFITSYLKSEGDSYNHPNAAIEPRIPGIFQYYSAAEDILANTFAGKMKAQEGADAIAAAWEKLTDQIGRENQVKLYKASLGM; from the coding sequence ATGAGAGTCGATCTGTATGAAAAACTGATGCGCGCCGGAGCGAACCGCCGCGATCTGCTGAAGGGCGCGGCCAGCATGGCCGCGATCGCCGCCGCCTCCGGCGCCGGGCTCGGCGCGCTGACGAGGCCGGCCGCGGCCGATGACGACCTGCGCAAGAAAATCCTGCAGATCCCGGGCGTCGGCAAGGGCCAGCCCACCGACGCCGACTTCCAGAAGGTCGGCGAGCTCTGCCTCGAAGCGACCAAGGCCAATGTCAAGGAAGGCGAGTTCGCCGGTGTCGAGCTGACCTTCATGGGCCTCAACAATCAGAACCTGCACAATGTGCTGTTCCGCGGCTTCCTGAAGCCATGGGAGGCCTATACGGGCGCCAAGATCAGCTGGATCGACCTCGCCCAGGCCGACTACAACGCCCGCCTGCAGCAGTCGATCGCCACCGGCACCGTCGATTTCGACATCATCGAGATGGGCGCGCCCTTCGAAGGCGATGTCTGCGGCAAGGGCCTCACCTCCGAGATGCCCGACTGGGTCAAGAAGCAGATCGACTTCGACGACCTCGTCAACTACCTGAAGCCGCCGGTCGGCACCTGGGACGGCAAGCAGTATCGCGTGACCATCGACGGCGACACGCACAACTTCAACTACCGCACCGACGTGTTCGCCGATGCCGACCTCGCCAAGCAGTGGAAGGACAGCGGCGCCACCACCGAATGGGGGGTGCCGAAGACCTGGCAGGAAGTGCAGGCCGTCACCAAGTTCCTCAAGGGCAAGCAATTCAAGGGCCAGGACGTTTATGGCTATCTCGACGCGCCCAAGCCCTGGGGCGGTTTCGGCTTCTACTTCCTCGGCAGCCGCGCCACGGCCTACGCCAAGCATCCCGACGACAAGGCCTGGCTGTTCGATGCCGACACCATGAAGCCGCGCATCAACAATCCCGCCTGGGTGCGTGCCATCCAGGACGTGATCGACGCCCTGCCCTCCGAGCCCGCCGACCAGATCAACGCCGATCCGAACACCACGGCCTTCCAGCAGTTCCTGGCTGGCACCGGCTCGATGATCCCCTGGTGGGGCGACGTCGGCTCGAACGTCAAGACCAATGACTCCTCGGTCATCGGCGACGTCACCGGCTTCTCGATCCTGCCGGGCTCCGACGACGTCTACAACTCCAAGACCGGCAAGTGGGACAAGCTTGCCAGCGGCCCGAACTATGCGCCGAACTGCGCCTATCTCGGCTGGGGCGTCTATGTCATGGCCCGCGTCGACAAGGACGAAAAGAAGAAGAAGGCCGCATGGTCCGCCGCCGCCCATCTCGGCGGCAAGGATCTGTCGATCTGGACGGCGATGTACCCATCGGGCTTCCAGCCCTACCGCAACTCCCATTTCAACGTTCCGGAGTGGGTGGCGGCCGGTTACGACGAGGCCTTCATCACCTCCTACCTCAAGTCGGAAGGCGATTCCTACAACCACCCGAACGCGGCGATCGAGCCGCGCATCCCCGGCATCTTCCAGTACTACTCCGCCGCCGAGGACATTCTGGCCAACACCTTCGCCGGCAAGATGAAGGCGCAGGAAGGCGCCGACGCCATCGCCGCGGCCTGGGAAAAGCTGACCGACCAGATCGGCCGCGAAAACCAGGTCAAGCTCTACAAAGCCTCGCTCGGCATGTAG
- the rbsK gene encoding ribokinase, producing the protein MATGKPVVMKPVVILGVFVADTAYRADRQPRLGETILGNSFKLGPGGKGSNQAVAAGKLGADITFLTRLGVDAFADMAKQTWKDAGVKSAVIDTPDSYTGAAYIFVEEGSGNNAIIVSPGAAMLISPADIEAHAELIRSAGVFVTQLEQPIDAALKALEIARGAGVTTILNPAPAASLPDRIYAFCDYVTPNETEAEGLTGIKVSSIDDARRAADALLAKGVGAVIVTLGEKGALLHTKTRSEHVGAVNAGPVVETTGAGDAFNGGLAAALAKGVEPLEAIRFACAVAGISVTRPGTAPSMPTLKEVEALLARA; encoded by the coding sequence ATGGCCACCGGCAAGCCTGTCGTCATGAAGCCCGTTGTGATCCTGGGCGTGTTCGTCGCCGACACCGCCTATCGCGCCGACCGCCAGCCGCGCCTGGGCGAGACGATCCTCGGCAATTCCTTCAAGCTCGGCCCGGGCGGCAAGGGATCGAACCAGGCCGTGGCCGCCGGCAAGCTCGGCGCCGACATCACCTTCCTGACGCGCCTCGGCGTCGATGCTTTCGCCGACATGGCCAAGCAGACCTGGAAGGACGCGGGCGTGAAAAGCGCCGTCATCGACACGCCGGACAGCTATACGGGCGCTGCCTATATCTTCGTCGAGGAAGGCAGCGGCAACAACGCCATCATCGTCAGCCCGGGCGCTGCAATGCTGATTTCCCCAGCCGACATCGAAGCGCATGCCGAACTCATCCGGTCCGCCGGCGTCTTCGTCACCCAACTCGAACAGCCGATCGACGCGGCATTGAAGGCGCTGGAGATCGCGCGTGGAGCAGGGGTGACGACCATCCTCAATCCCGCGCCGGCCGCCAGCCTGCCCGACCGCATCTACGCGTTCTGCGACTATGTCACGCCCAACGAGACCGAAGCCGAAGGACTGACCGGCATCAAGGTTTCGTCGATCGACGACGCCCGCCGCGCCGCCGACGCTCTGCTGGCCAAGGGTGTCGGCGCCGTCATCGTCACGCTCGGCGAGAAGGGTGCGTTGCTGCACACCAAGACCCGCTCCGAGCATGTCGGCGCGGTCAATGCCGGCCCGGTGGTCGAGACCACGGGGGCAGGTGACGCGTTCAATGGCGGCTTGGCCGCGGCCCTGGCAAAGGGCGTCGAGCCGCTGGAGGCCATCCGCTTTGCCTGCGCGGTCGCCGGCATTTCGGTGACGCGCCCCGGCACTGCGCCGTCCATGCCGACCCTCAAAGAGGTCGAAGCGCTGCTCGCCAGGGCCTGA
- a CDS encoding helix-turn-helix domain-containing protein has protein sequence MKPYLEKVTIADDASWSMVRVPRDPTIPFEWHHHPEYELTFTLNSRGRRFVGDHVGNYDDGDLVLLGPNLPHTWSSSGKIDVGRPHLVMVIWFRPEWARGLTGLLTELRPVGGLLERSARGLKFSQGATGRVRARIEAIFDKPPAERLLDLISVLLTLAGDDEAEPLTAPSRSPSSIASSGSRIDRVLDYLHAHYTDDLSIDRLARLAALSPSGFHRMFTRHTRLTLVEYVTRLRIGEACALLTEEDKPIAHIAELVGYRSLANFGRQFKALKGLTPREYRGRFAS, from the coding sequence ATGAAGCCGTATCTTGAGAAAGTCACAATCGCCGATGACGCCTCATGGTCGATGGTAAGGGTCCCGCGCGACCCGACCATTCCCTTCGAATGGCACCATCATCCGGAGTATGAACTGACGTTCACCCTGAACTCGCGCGGGCGCCGCTTCGTCGGCGACCATGTCGGCAACTATGACGATGGCGATCTCGTGCTGCTCGGCCCGAACCTGCCGCACACCTGGTCTTCTTCGGGCAAGATCGACGTGGGCAGGCCGCATCTGGTCATGGTCATCTGGTTCCGGCCCGAATGGGCACGTGGATTGACCGGGCTCCTGACGGAGCTGCGACCGGTCGGCGGCCTGCTGGAAAGATCGGCGCGCGGGCTGAAATTCTCGCAAGGCGCGACCGGGCGCGTCAGGGCGCGTATCGAAGCAATCTTCGACAAGCCGCCCGCGGAGCGGCTGCTCGACCTCATTTCGGTCCTGCTGACGCTTGCCGGGGATGACGAGGCCGAGCCACTGACTGCGCCGTCCCGCTCGCCCTCGTCCATCGCCTCGAGCGGATCGCGCATAGACCGCGTGCTGGACTATCTGCACGCGCACTACACCGACGATCTGAGCATCGACCGTCTCGCCCGCCTCGCCGCGCTCAGCCCGTCAGGCTTTCACCGCATGTTCACGCGGCACACGCGCTTGACCCTGGTCGAATATGTGACGCGGCTGCGCATCGGCGAAGCCTGCGCCCTTCTCACGGAAGAAGACAAGCCGATTGCCCACATCGCCGAGCTTGTCGGCTATCGCTCGCTGGCCAATTTCGGGCGTCAATTCAAGGCGTTGAAGGGTCTTACGCCGCGCGAATATCGCGGCAGGTTCGCCAGCTAG
- a CDS encoding RNA ligase family protein — MRNAVERLKFIKPMEPLLVETPPLSDDWFHEIKYDGFRTQLILDWAGARALSSHGHDWSKRYWPIVQAAEKLPAKSFILDGEMIAPDEDGRPNFHAMHSRMTWNAEQLAYVPFDILHLDGRDLRALPAIERKVILWDLVEPATGIIQYSVHVEGGGADFFKGVDKMGLEGMVSKRRGSAYRSGATDAWLKIKCWETDDFDLWGIRRRAGKRTEAIVGREGKYVGAPAINMTREIGERLVARMRSEPPAVVPRAVADDVEWLEPGLKARVRSLRGELKLRHGSVQKIIEG; from the coding sequence ATGCGTAACGCCGTAGAACGTCTGAAGTTCATCAAGCCGATGGAGCCGCTCCTCGTCGAAACGCCGCCGCTGAGCGACGACTGGTTTCACGAGATCAAATATGACGGCTTCCGCACCCAGCTGATCCTTGATTGGGCCGGCGCCAGGGCTCTCTCGAGCCATGGCCATGATTGGTCCAAACGCTACTGGCCGATCGTTCAGGCTGCGGAGAAGCTGCCCGCGAAATCCTTCATCCTGGACGGCGAGATGATCGCGCCGGACGAAGACGGCCGGCCGAACTTCCACGCCATGCATTCGCGCATGACCTGGAACGCCGAGCAGCTCGCCTATGTCCCCTTCGACATCCTGCACCTCGACGGCCGCGACCTGCGCGCACTGCCGGCGATCGAGCGCAAGGTCATCCTGTGGGACCTAGTGGAGCCGGCCACGGGCATCATCCAGTATTCGGTGCATGTCGAAGGCGGCGGCGCCGATTTCTTCAAGGGCGTCGATAAGATGGGTCTCGAGGGCATGGTCTCGAAGCGGCGCGGCAGCGCCTATCGCAGCGGGGCGACCGACGCTTGGCTCAAGATCAAATGCTGGGAAACCGACGATTTTGATCTCTGGGGCATCCGGCGCCGGGCGGGAAAGCGCACCGAGGCGATCGTCGGTCGCGAAGGCAAGTATGTGGGCGCACCGGCAATCAACATGACTAGGGAGATAGGCGAGCGGCTTGTCGCTCGGATGCGGTCGGAGCCACCGGCCGTCGTGCCCAGAGCTGTCGCCGACGACGTCGAATGGTTGGAGCCCGGCCTCAAGGCGCGCGTGCGCTCGCTGCGCGGCGAACTGAAGCTGCGCCACGGCTCGGTGCAGAAGATCATCGAAGGCTAG
- a CDS encoding ABC transporter ATP-binding protein has protein sequence MAQVAISSVAKAFGTVKVLHEVSVDIADGQFVVLVGPSGCGKSTLLRMVAGLETVSGGTISIGDRVVNNLPPAKRDIAMVFQNYALYPHKTVEQNMAFALKLRGTDPAVVAERVKRAADILDLAPYLKRYPRQLSGGQRQRVAMGRAIVRNPQVFLFDEPLSNLDAKLRVQMRTEIKELHQRLKTTTIYVTHDQIEAMTMADKIVVMRDGRIEQVGAPLELFDRPANLFVAGFIGSPSMNLLKGTVKKAEKPVVEIAGTAFPMPSGVVAEDGQPVVYGVRPEHLEIHPDGVASTVSVVEPTGSETLAFVRFGEGEMVALFRERHDFKPGDTLKLKPRLDQVHLFDAGTGKRL, from the coding sequence ATGGCTCAAGTCGCGATCAGCAGTGTGGCCAAGGCGTTCGGAACCGTCAAGGTCCTGCATGAGGTCAGCGTCGATATTGCCGACGGACAGTTCGTCGTTCTGGTCGGTCCGTCAGGATGCGGCAAGTCCACGCTTTTGAGGATGGTGGCCGGGCTGGAGACCGTTTCCGGCGGTACGATTTCGATCGGCGACCGCGTCGTCAACAACCTGCCGCCGGCGAAGCGCGACATCGCCATGGTGTTCCAGAACTATGCACTCTATCCGCACAAGACGGTGGAGCAGAACATGGCCTTCGCGCTGAAGCTGCGCGGCACCGATCCGGCCGTCGTCGCCGAACGCGTCAAGCGCGCCGCCGACATCCTCGACCTCGCTCCGTACCTCAAGCGCTACCCGCGCCAGCTTTCCGGCGGCCAGCGCCAACGCGTCGCCATGGGCCGCGCCATCGTGCGCAATCCGCAGGTGTTCCTGTTCGACGAGCCGCTTTCCAACCTCGACGCCAAGCTGCGCGTGCAGATGCGCACCGAGATCAAGGAGCTGCACCAGCGGCTGAAGACGACCACCATCTACGTCACCCATGACCAGATCGAGGCCATGACCATGGCCGACAAGATCGTCGTGATGCGCGACGGCCGCATCGAGCAGGTCGGCGCGCCGCTTGAGCTGTTCGATCGGCCGGCGAACCTTTTCGTCGCCGGCTTCATCGGCTCGCCTTCGATGAACCTGCTCAAGGGCACCGTGAAGAAGGCTGAGAAGCCGGTCGTCGAGATCGCGGGCACGGCGTTCCCGATGCCGTCGGGAGTTGTTGCCGAGGATGGCCAGCCCGTTGTCTACGGCGTGCGGCCGGAGCATCTGGAGATCCATCCGGACGGCGTCGCATCCACCGTCTCGGTGGTCGAGCCGACAGGCTCCGAGACGCTGGCCTTCGTGCGCTTCGGCGAGGGCGAGATGGTGGCGCTGTTTCGCGAGCGCCACGACTTCAAGCCTGGCGACACGCTCAAGCTCAAGCCGCGTCTCGACCAGGTCCATCTCTTCGACGCCGGGACCGGCAAGCGTCTCTGA